The following proteins come from a genomic window of Portunus trituberculatus isolate SZX2019 chromosome 35, ASM1759143v1, whole genome shotgun sequence:
- the LOC123513205 gene encoding uncharacterized protein LOC123513205 produces MESAELYASNIQAAQEAKVPAVNKITTAPWGPCFGCGGDYLRRECKHKDAVCSSCGRSGHLSRVCRASDRARPSIVPARRKNYARSKTPRSTYVFKDKEDGTSSGANSSEEIQA; encoded by the exons ATGGAATCTGCAGAACTGTATGCTTCGAACATACAGGCGGCTCAGGAGGCCAAGGTTCCAGCAGTTAACAAGATAACTACCGCGCCTTGGGGCCCATgttttggttgtggtggtgactatTTACGCCGCGAGTGTAAACATAAGGACGCGGTCTGCAGCTCCTGTGGCAGGTCAGGACACCTCAGTCGAGTGTGTCGCGCCTCTGACCGTGCTCGGCCCTCCATCGTCCCTGCCAGGCGGAAGAACTACGCGAGGAGCAAGACCCCTCGCTCCACCTACGTGTTCAAGGACAAGGAAGACGGAACTTCATCGGGTGCTAACAGCAGCGAG GAAATTCAAGCATAG